A stretch of Crossiella cryophila DNA encodes these proteins:
- a CDS encoding Bug family tripartite tricarboxylate transporter substrate binding protein, which produces MLRQIPRRRVVAAGVVTVVATLLTGCTGGSSGGANQPVTGLRLMAPAKAGGGWHQSAQAMQDTLLKEKLATGAQVFNVEGAGGVTGLKQLAGEKDDKLLMVMGQVMVGGILNAKSDKTLKDTTPIAKLTGEALVIVIPATQAEVNLEQFLTTWKQNPKGTVITGGSAGGADQILAGLVADEVGIDPGQVNYVANSGGGEAVAKLLSGEVKAGISGVSEFSEHVKSGKLRAIAVSGDRRSTLLPDAKTLREQGVPISYLNWRGVVARPGLSDSARQTLVDMVTKMRNSEAWKQTLKAKDWEDAWATGADFTKFIEEDEARVKKMLAEIGAVK; this is translated from the coding sequence ATGCTTCGCCAGATCCCGCGACGGCGCGTAGTCGCCGCCGGTGTCGTGACCGTGGTCGCCACCCTGCTCACCGGATGTACCGGCGGCTCGAGTGGTGGAGCGAACCAGCCGGTCACCGGGCTACGACTGATGGCGCCGGCCAAGGCAGGCGGCGGCTGGCACCAGTCCGCGCAGGCCATGCAGGACACCCTGCTCAAGGAGAAGCTGGCCACCGGCGCGCAGGTGTTCAACGTGGAGGGCGCGGGCGGCGTCACCGGCCTCAAGCAGCTGGCCGGGGAGAAGGACGACAAGCTGCTGATGGTGATGGGCCAGGTCATGGTCGGCGGCATCCTCAACGCCAAGTCCGACAAGACGCTCAAGGACACCACCCCGATCGCCAAGCTCACCGGCGAGGCGCTGGTCATCGTGATCCCGGCCACCCAGGCCGAGGTCAACCTGGAGCAGTTCCTGACCACCTGGAAGCAGAACCCCAAGGGCACCGTGATCACCGGTGGCTCGGCGGGCGGCGCGGACCAGATCCTGGCCGGACTGGTCGCCGACGAGGTCGGCATCGACCCCGGACAGGTGAATTACGTGGCCAATTCCGGCGGTGGCGAGGCGGTGGCCAAGCTGCTCTCCGGCGAGGTCAAGGCGGGCATCTCCGGTGTCTCGGAGTTCTCCGAGCACGTCAAGTCCGGCAAGCTGCGCGCGATCGCGGTCAGCGGGGACCGGCGCTCGACCCTGCTGCCGGACGCCAAGACGCTGCGTGAGCAGGGCGTGCCGATCTCCTACCTGAACTGGCGTGGCGTGGTCGCCCGCCCCGGCCTGTCCGACAGCGCCAGGCAGACGCTGGTGGACATGGTCACCAAGATGCGCAACAGCGAGGCCTGGAAGCAGACGCTCAAGGCCAAGGACTGGGAGGACGCCTGGGCCACCGGCGCGGACTTCACCAAGTTCATCGAAGAGGACGAGGCGCGGGTCAAGAAGATGCTCGCCGAGATCGGCGCGGTGAAGTGA
- a CDS encoding tripartite tricarboxylate transporter TctB family protein — MTAGTEESPALGRPGSRGGRARVSGELLLTALLGGLGVYVLIETPTIMVPPAAAVAGPRLFPYLIGGLLLGVAVLLTVQVLRGQDAPPEEGEDIDLSQRSDKRAVLLLVGLFAGHAVLIEPIGWPLAAALLFAGTAVILGARRWWVIVVSALGLALALWAIFVFGLGAYLPGGPLQGLVG; from the coding sequence GTGACCGCTGGCACTGAGGAAAGTCCCGCGCTCGGCCGTCCCGGATCCCGGGGCGGCCGAGCCCGCGTCAGCGGCGAGCTGCTGCTGACCGCGCTGCTCGGCGGGCTCGGGGTGTACGTGCTGATCGAGACCCCGACGATCATGGTGCCGCCCGCCGCCGCGGTGGCCGGGCCCCGGCTGTTCCCCTACCTCATCGGCGGGCTGCTGCTCGGCGTCGCGGTGCTGCTGACCGTGCAGGTGCTGCGCGGCCAGGACGCCCCGCCCGAGGAGGGCGAGGACATCGACCTCAGCCAGCGCAGCGACAAGCGCGCGGTGCTGCTGCTGGTCGGCCTGTTCGCCGGGCACGCGGTGCTGATCGAGCCGATCGGCTGGCCGCTGGCCGCCGCGCTGCTCTTCGCGGGCACCGCGGTGATCCTGGGCGCCCGCCGCTGGTGGGTGATCGTGGTCAGCGCGCTGGGCCTGGCGCTGGCGCTGTGGGCGATCTTCGTCTTCGGGCTCGGCGCCTACCTGCCGGGCGGGCCGTTGCAGGGGCTGGTCGGGTGA
- a CDS encoding tripartite tricarboxylate transporter permease, producing MSALIQGFESALALENLLFALLGVLLGTLVGVLPGIGPAMTVALLLPITYLVPPAGALIMFAGIYYGGMYGGSTTSILLNTPGESASIITALEGNKMARAGRGAQALATAAIGSFVAGTIGTLLLSLLAPQIAEWAIKLTSADYFALTVLAFCTVSAMLGASPLRGVGSLALGLFLGLIGTESLTGQSRFDFGVDELSRGVPVVVAAVGLFAVGEALYVASRMRHGVPEVIPVNKVWWLPKEDLKRSWWPWLRGTAIGFPIGAVPAGGADVTTFLSYAVEKKLAKRPEEFGKGAIEGVAGPEAANNAAAAGVLVPLLTLGLPTSATAAIMLAAFTSYNIQPGPLLFETEPVLVWTLIASLYVGNVMLLVLNLPLAGLWVKILRVPRPYLYAGILLCASLGAYAASSAWQGLIVLAGIGLLGFVMRRYGWPVAPAVLGLILGPVAETNLRKALQISQGDVGALVHTPFSIVVLGAAVLAVGLPLVLRARAALKNRSSPAESPSRY from the coding sequence GTGAGCGCGCTGATCCAGGGGTTCGAGAGCGCGCTGGCGCTGGAGAACCTGCTCTTCGCCCTGCTCGGGGTGCTGCTGGGCACGCTGGTCGGCGTGCTGCCCGGGATCGGCCCGGCGATGACGGTGGCGCTGCTGCTGCCCATCACCTACCTGGTCCCGCCGGCCGGGGCGCTGATCATGTTCGCCGGGATCTACTACGGCGGCATGTACGGCGGGTCGACCACCTCGATCCTGCTCAACACCCCCGGCGAGTCCGCCTCCATCATCACCGCGCTGGAGGGCAACAAGATGGCCAGGGCGGGGCGTGGCGCCCAGGCGCTGGCCACCGCGGCCATCGGCTCCTTCGTCGCGGGCACCATCGGCACCCTGCTGCTGTCCCTGCTGGCCCCGCAGATCGCCGAGTGGGCGATCAAGCTGACCTCGGCGGACTACTTCGCGCTGACCGTGCTGGCCTTCTGCACCGTCTCGGCCATGCTCGGCGCCTCCCCGCTGCGCGGCGTCGGCTCGCTGGCGCTCGGCCTGTTCCTCGGGCTGATCGGCACCGAATCGCTGACCGGGCAGAGCCGGTTCGACTTCGGCGTGGACGAGCTGTCCCGCGGCGTGCCGGTGGTGGTCGCCGCAGTTGGCCTCTTCGCCGTCGGTGAGGCGCTCTACGTGGCCTCCCGGATGCGGCACGGGGTGCCCGAGGTGATCCCGGTGAACAAGGTGTGGTGGCTGCCCAAGGAGGACCTCAAGCGGTCCTGGTGGCCCTGGCTGCGCGGCACCGCGATCGGCTTCCCGATCGGCGCGGTCCCGGCAGGCGGCGCCGATGTCACCACCTTCCTCTCCTACGCGGTGGAGAAGAAGCTGGCCAAGAGGCCCGAGGAGTTCGGCAAGGGCGCGATCGAGGGCGTGGCCGGACCCGAGGCGGCCAACAACGCGGCCGCGGCCGGCGTGCTGGTCCCGCTGCTCACCCTCGGCCTGCCCACCTCGGCCACCGCGGCGATCATGCTGGCCGCCTTCACCAGCTACAATATTCAGCCCGGTCCGCTGCTGTTCGAGACCGAGCCGGTGCTGGTGTGGACGCTGATCGCCTCGCTGTACGTGGGCAACGTGATGCTGCTGGTGCTGAACCTGCCGCTGGCCGGGCTGTGGGTGAAGATCTTGCGAGTTCCGCGGCCCTACCTGTACGCGGGCATCCTGCTGTGCGCCTCGCTGGGCGCCTACGCGGCCAGCAGCGCCTGGCAGGGCCTGATCGTGCTCGCCGGGATCGGCCTGCTCGGTTTTGTCATGCGGCGCTACGGCTGGCCGGTCGCGCCCGCCGTGCTCGGGCTGATCCTTGGCCCGGTGGCCGAGACCAACCTGCGCAAGGCGTTGCAGATCAGCCAGGGTGACGTCGGTGCGCTGGTGCACACCCCGTTCTCCATCGTGGTGCTCGGCGCGGCGGTGCTCGCGGTCGGTCTGCCGCTGGTGCTGCGGGCCAGGGCGGCGCTCAAGAACCGGTCGAGTCCGGCTGAATCCCCATCGAGATATTGA
- a CDS encoding Bug family tripartite tricarboxylate transporter substrate binding protein, which translates to MAATAVLLATGLLAGCGGGGPAGPGAPVEKLRLMVPAKAGGGWHQTAEAVRNVLQRDNLATGTEVFNVAGANGITGLNQLTGERNDKVLMVMGKVMVASVINSKSAKTLKHTTPLARLTSESMALVVPAKSPYTNLQDFLTGWKQDSKGTVVTGGVVADVDHILAGLIADEVGIDPKVVNFLPNQGGGGESVAKLLSGEAKAGISGVSEYAEQVKAGNLRALAVSGERRSKLLPEVKTLKEQGVPISYVNWRGIVGTPDLGDGSRQELVGMLTRLKESAGWQQMLRDKDWEDAFLAGPEFDTYIESESAAAKKVLTEIGLV; encoded by the coding sequence ATGGCCGCGACCGCGGTGCTGCTCGCCACCGGACTGCTCGCGGGCTGCGGTGGCGGCGGCCCCGCCGGGCCCGGTGCGCCGGTGGAGAAGCTGCGCCTGATGGTGCCTGCCAAGGCAGGCGGTGGCTGGCACCAGACCGCCGAGGCAGTGCGCAACGTGCTGCAACGGGACAACCTGGCCACCGGCACCGAGGTGTTCAACGTGGCCGGGGCCAACGGCATCACCGGGCTGAACCAGCTCACCGGCGAGCGCAACGACAAGGTGCTCATGGTGATGGGCAAGGTCATGGTCGCCAGCGTGATCAACTCCAAGTCGGCCAAGACGCTCAAGCACACCACCCCGCTGGCCCGGCTCACCAGCGAGAGCATGGCGCTGGTGGTGCCTGCCAAGTCGCCGTACACCAACCTGCAGGACTTCCTCACCGGCTGGAAGCAGGACAGCAAGGGCACCGTGGTCACCGGCGGTGTGGTGGCCGACGTCGACCACATCCTGGCCGGGCTGATCGCGGACGAGGTCGGCATCGACCCCAAGGTGGTCAACTTCCTGCCGAACCAGGGCGGCGGTGGCGAGTCGGTGGCCAAGCTGCTCTCCGGTGAGGCGAAGGCGGGCATCTCCGGTGTCTCGGAATACGCCGAACAGGTGAAAGCCGGAAACCTGCGCGCGCTCGCGGTCTCCGGTGAACGGCGGTCAAAACTGCTGCCGGAAGTGAAAACGTTGAAGGAACAGGGTGTGCCGATCTCCTACGTCAACTGGCGCGGGATCGTGGGCACCCCCGACCTCGGCGACGGCTCCCGGCAGGAGCTGGTCGGCATGCTGACCCGGCTCAAGGAGAGCGCGGGCTGGCAGCAGATGTTGCGGGACAAGGACTGGGAGGATGCCTTCCTGGCCGGTCCCGAGTTCGACACCTACATCGAGTCGGAGAGCGCGGCGGCGAAGAAGGTGCTCACCGAGATCGGGCTGGTCTGA